The following are from one region of the Stigmatella ashevillena genome:
- a CDS encoding 16S rRNA (uracil(1498)-N(3))-methyltransferase, translated as MNLLLLLDEDFLPDGTARLTGRRAQHAREVLRAEPGERLRVGRLGSLVGTGEVLENSEGVLRLSVQLTEPPPPRAGVDLLLAIPRPKALKKVLPAVASLGVDRVVLVNAARVEKSYFDSKVLAPEFIQELLLQGLEQARDTHLPEILVRERFRPFVEDELDAVLGSQALRLLPHPPARSPLAAMPVGMAPRVVLAIGPDGGWVPFEAALLEAHGFQPFTLGPRILRVETAVPVLLGQVALLRDNTTVA; from the coding sequence GTGAATCTGCTGCTGCTCCTTGATGAGGATTTCCTTCCGGATGGAACCGCGCGCTTGACGGGGCGCCGGGCTCAGCACGCGCGGGAAGTGCTCCGGGCCGAACCGGGTGAGCGCCTCCGGGTGGGACGGCTGGGCAGCCTCGTGGGAACGGGCGAGGTGCTGGAAAACAGCGAAGGCGTGCTGCGCTTGAGCGTTCAATTGACCGAGCCGCCTCCCCCTCGGGCCGGTGTGGACCTGCTGCTGGCCATCCCCCGCCCCAAGGCCCTCAAGAAGGTGCTGCCCGCGGTGGCCTCCCTGGGGGTGGACCGGGTGGTGCTCGTCAACGCCGCCCGGGTGGAGAAGAGTTACTTCGACTCCAAGGTGCTGGCCCCGGAGTTCATCCAAGAGTTGCTCCTCCAAGGACTCGAGCAAGCCCGGGACACACACCTCCCGGAGATCCTCGTGCGCGAGCGGTTCCGGCCCTTTGTCGAGGACGAGCTGGACGCCGTCCTGGGCTCCCAGGCGCTGCGCCTGCTCCCCCACCCTCCGGCACGCTCACCCCTCGCCGCCATGCCCGTGGGGATGGCCCCTCGCGTGGTCCTGGCCATCGGCCCCGACGGAGGGTGGGTCCCGTTCGAAGCAGCGCTGCTGGAGGCCCATGGCTTCCAGCCCTTCACCCTGGGCCCCCGAATCCTCCGGGTGGAGACGGCGGTTCCCGTCCTCCTGGGGCAGGTGGCCCTTTTGAGAGACAACACAACCGTCGCCTGA
- a CDS encoding aminopeptidase P family protein: MTTQSEAAQAAATEATASQPVTSEPQAKPAGHDTVPPPALLDFMMKRWKPSNRKLPPKLKYADAFLARRRALSKLFPGETLIIPTGHEKVRANDTHYRFRPGTDFYYLTGNTEPDGVLVLQPKEGGGHTDILFVEPNPGRSDATFFTDRVKGELWVGPRLGVKESQARFGVHEARGLPELKGFLSNLHGEVSRPTRVLRGFSDKVDGVLPAQAERDKALAQALSELRLLKDAQELRELQAAIDSTQRGFEDVIRGLKSARSEREVEGIFNLRARVEGNDVGYNTIAASGSHACVLHWTRNDGPVKKGELLLLDAGVEGNSLYTADITRTLPVSGKFSKEQRQIYELVLDAQLQAFKAVKPGNDFMEPNRAAMRVLAQGLERLGILPDAEEALKDQHQFYKRYSLHNVSHMLGLDVHDCAQARQEVYKYGKLQPGMVLTVEPGLYFQTDDLTVPSRYRGIGVRIEDDVVVTARGCKVLSDGIPRTVKDIEAWIKRIWAKKKK; the protein is encoded by the coding sequence ATGACGACCCAGTCCGAAGCCGCCCAGGCCGCTGCCACGGAAGCCACTGCCTCCCAGCCCGTCACGTCCGAGCCCCAGGCGAAGCCCGCCGGTCACGACACCGTGCCGCCGCCCGCGCTGCTCGACTTCATGATGAAGCGCTGGAAGCCCAGCAATCGGAAGCTTCCTCCCAAGCTCAAGTACGCGGACGCCTTCCTGGCGCGGCGCCGGGCCCTCTCCAAGCTCTTCCCCGGCGAGACGCTCATCATCCCCACCGGCCACGAGAAGGTGCGCGCCAATGACACGCACTACCGGTTCCGCCCAGGCACCGACTTCTACTACCTCACCGGCAACACCGAGCCGGACGGCGTGCTCGTCCTCCAGCCCAAGGAGGGAGGAGGCCACACGGACATCCTCTTCGTGGAGCCCAACCCCGGCCGCAGCGACGCCACCTTCTTCACCGACCGCGTGAAGGGCGAACTCTGGGTGGGGCCGCGCCTGGGGGTAAAGGAGAGCCAAGCCCGTTTTGGCGTCCACGAAGCGCGCGGGCTGCCCGAGCTGAAGGGCTTTCTCTCCAACCTCCACGGCGAGGTGTCCCGCCCCACCCGCGTGCTGCGCGGCTTCTCGGACAAGGTGGACGGCGTGCTCCCCGCCCAGGCGGAGCGGGACAAGGCGCTGGCCCAGGCGCTCTCGGAGCTGCGGCTTCTCAAGGACGCGCAGGAGTTGCGCGAGCTCCAGGCCGCCATCGACTCCACGCAGCGGGGCTTCGAGGACGTCATCCGCGGCCTCAAGTCCGCCCGCAGCGAGCGGGAGGTGGAGGGCATCTTCAACCTCCGCGCCCGGGTCGAGGGCAACGACGTGGGCTACAACACCATCGCCGCCAGCGGCTCGCACGCCTGCGTGCTGCACTGGACGCGCAATGACGGCCCGGTGAAGAAGGGAGAGCTGCTGCTCCTGGACGCGGGCGTGGAGGGCAACAGCCTCTACACCGCGGACATCACCCGCACGCTGCCCGTCTCCGGCAAGTTCTCCAAAGAGCAGCGGCAGATCTACGAGCTGGTGCTCGACGCCCAGCTCCAGGCCTTCAAGGCGGTGAAGCCGGGCAACGACTTCATGGAGCCCAACCGCGCCGCCATGCGCGTGCTCGCGCAGGGGCTCGAGCGCCTGGGCATCCTCCCGGACGCGGAGGAGGCGCTGAAGGACCAGCACCAGTTCTACAAGCGCTACTCCCTGCACAACGTCAGTCACATGCTCGGCCTGGACGTGCACGACTGCGCGCAGGCGCGGCAGGAGGTCTACAAATACGGCAAGCTCCAGCCGGGCATGGTGCTCACCGTGGAGCCGGGCCTGTACTTCCAGACGGACGATCTCACGGTGCCATCGCGCTACCGCGGCATCGGCGTCCGC